Proteins found in one Pseudorasbora parva isolate DD20220531a chromosome 11, ASM2467924v1, whole genome shotgun sequence genomic segment:
- the LOC137092617 gene encoding protocadherin alpha-8-like codes for MVSAYLCYGSKSYASGTYLNAALISCKMQQRVRSSWRLRLTLMALGMLFWRGICAQIRYSLSEEQKDGTVIGNLAKDLGLDPRSLKERGFRIVSASGDSLFTVNQNDGILSVNGKIDREVVCERSSSCIINLKIALDNPLEIHYVSIEIVDVNDHSPTFPEKEKRLEISESALPGARYQLQAARDPDGGMNSVQQYKLSHNDNFRIEVKDRGEDLKMPFLILQKPLDRETSRRHKLHLTALDGGRPPKSGSMEIIVDVLDVNDNMPAFTQDVYSVTLQENVPVGTTVIQVNATDMDDGSNGDVFYSFGKDIDNRIIQLFDLNSSTGEMIVRGLIDFEEINNFEIDIQASDKGPVPLTSDKSISIKIIDVNDNVPEIEVTSFSSAVREDSKIGTTVALISVSDLDSGVNGKVLCYITEDIPFRLTASSQDNIYALVTASALDRETVPQYDITLVAKDAGQPPLSSVKTITVQVSDVNDNSPEFSLSPYAFYVLENNVPGKSLFSVSASDRDVDENAVVNYNIWRDSGDENKYSSFININAENGEIYALKSFDFEMVKTFQFQVIASDSGSPSLSSNVTVNVFILDQNDKVPVILYPVSANGSAEGVEEIPRNVNAGHLVTKVRAYDADIGYNGWLLFSLQEVSEHSLFALDRYTGQIRTLRSFTETDEAQHKLLILVKDNGNVSLSATATVIVKVVEPKEAFAASDVKNAVKDEEENDVTFYLIITLGSVSVLFVISIIVLIVMQCSKSTDYSSKYLQDTNYDGTLCHSIQYRSGDKRYMLVGPRMSIGSTIAPGSNRNTLVIPDRRRRDSGESTLKNIQPVQQTPSFMLQLY; via the coding sequence ATGGTCAGTGCTTATCTTTGTTATGGGTCTAAATCTTATGCGAGTGGAACATATTTAAACGCCGCTTTAATTTCCTGCAAAATGCAACAAAGGGTGCGTTCGTCATGGCGCCTCAGACTTACACTCATGGCATTGGGAATGCTCTTTTGGAGAGGAATCTGCGCACAAATACGATATTCTCTTTCCGAGGAGCAAAAGGATGGCACTGTGATCGGAAACCTTGCGAAGGATTTAGGTCTCGATCCCAGATCGTTAAAGGAGAGAGGATTTCGAATCGTTTCAGCCTCTGGCGACTCGCTGTTCACGGTAAATCAGAATGACGGGATTTTAAGCGTAAACGGAAAAATAGATCGCGAGGTGGTTTGCGAGCGAAGCAGCTCATGCATCATCAACCTGAAAATTGCGCTAGACAACCCATTAGAGATTCACTACGTGTCGATTGAAATCGTGGACGTCAATGATCATTCCCCGACATTCCCAGAGAAAGAAAAACGCTTGGAAATATCGGAATCTGCCCTGCCTGGAGCTCGGTATCAGTTACAGGCAGCGCGGGATCCCGATGGCGGCATGAACTCTGTTCAACAATATAAACTCAGTCATAATGATAATTTCCGCATAGAGGTTAAAGATCGCGGAGAAGATCTAAAAATGCCCTTTTTAATTCTCCAAAAGCCTTTGGATAGAGAAACCAGCCGGAGACACAAACTGCATCTCACTGCTCTCGATGGAGGGCGACCCCCAAAGTCTGGATCTATGGAGATAATAGTTGACGTTTTAGATGTTAATGACAATATGCCGGCTTTCACACAGGACGTTTACTCTGTAACGCTTCAAGAAAATGTCCCTGTGGGCACAACTGTAATACAGGTTAATGCTACTGACATGGATGATGGTTCAAATGGAGatgttttttattcatttggAAAGGATATAGACAATAGGATAATACAACTTTTTGATTTAAACTCCAGTACTGGGGAAATGATTGTGAGAGGACTGATAGATTTTGAAGAGATTAATAACTTTGAAATAGATATCCAAGCATCAGACAAAGGACCTGTTCCACTCACATCAGATAAGAGTATAAGCATAAAAATTATTGATGTGAATGACAATGTGCCTGAGATAGAAGTGACATCCTTTTCGAGCGCAGTGCGTGAAGACTCTAAAATTGGAACCACTGTGGCTTTGATCAGCGTCAGTGATTTGGACTCTGGTGTAAATGGGAAAGTGTTGTGCTACATTACTGAAGACATACCTTTCAGGCTAACAGCATCCTCCCAAGATAACATTTACGCGCTGGTTACAGCCTCAGCTCTTGATAGAGAAACTGTACCTCAATATGACATCACGTTAGTAGCCAAAGATGCTGGGCAGCCGCCTCTGTCTTCAGTTAAAACTATAACTGTTCAGGTATCAGACGTAAATGACAACAGTCCAGAATTTTCTCTTTCGCCCTATGCGTTTTATGTGCTGGAAAACAATGTTCCAGGGAAATCTTTATTTTCTGTGTCTGCTTCTGATCGTGATGTTGATGAAAATGCTGTTGTGAACTACAACATCTGGAGAGACTCTGGAGATGAAAACAAATATTCATCTTTCATAAATATTAACGCTGAAAATGGGGAGATTTATGCACTAAAAAGCTTTGACTTTGAAATGGTTAAAACTTTCCAGTTTCAAGTTATTGCTTCAGACTCTGGAAGTCCGTCTCTGAGCAGTAACGTGACGGTGAACGTGTTTATTCTGGATCAGAACGACAAAGTTCCAGTGATCTTATATCCAGTCAGCGCTAACGGCTCTGCTGAGGGTGTGGAAGAGATTCCCCGGAATGTGAACGCAGGGCATTTGGTGACTAAAGTCAGAGCCTATGACGCAGATATAGGATACAACGGCTGGTTATTGTTTTCACTGCAGGAAGTTAGTGAGCACAGTCTCTTTGCTTTGGACCGCTATACAGGACAGATAAGGACCCTTCGCTCATTCACAGAAACAGACGAGGCCCAGCATAAACTGCTCATACTGGTCAAAGACAATGGGAACGTTTCACTCTCAGCAACAGCGACTGTGATTGTCAAAGTTGTGGAGCCCAAAGAGGCTTTTGCAGCTTCTGATGTTAAAAACGCAGTAAAAGACGAGGAGGAAAACGACGTGACATTTTATCTGATCATCACTTTGGGCTCGGTTTCAGTGCTTTTTGTCATCAGCATCATCGTGTTGATTGTGATGCAGTGCTCGAAATCGACAGACTATTCGTCCAAGTATTTACAGGACACAAATTACGACGGGACTCTGTGTCACAGCATCCAGTACAGATCTGGAGACAAACGGTACATGTTAGTTGGACCCAGAATGAGTATCGGCTCTACTATAGCACCAGGCAGTAATAGGAATACTCTAGTGATACCAGATCGCAGGAGGAGAGATTCTGGAGAG
- the LOC137093120 gene encoding protocadherin alpha-3-like: MGQRRHDQWLGRHVKILFVAVSLLFGRAVWAQIRYSISEEQKDGAAVGNVAKDLGIDHRTLKERGFRIVSTSGESMFSVNQNDGVLYVNGKLDREDICERSTPCLINLKIALENPLEIHYVTVDVLDVNDHAPRFPDQVKLLEISETVLPGARFQLQAARDPDSGSNSVQTYKLSHTEYFRIEIKDRDEDGKIPILILQKPLDREATKSMKLQLTALDGGRPPKSGTMGITIDVLDINDNAPVFTKDTYTITLNENTPVGTTIFRVNATDLDEGQNGEIIYSLGHDVNDKLRNIFNVNPITGEIVVTGLLDFEVKDKYEIDIQASDKGTVPLTTDKSITIKIADVNDNAPQIEVTSFSSAIPEDSKPGTTVALISVSDLDSDINGRVTCSLPEDIPFKLMPSSQENTYALVTTSSLDRETISRYEITIEAKDAGQPSLSSAKSITVHVSDVNDNSPEFFVSPYAFYVTENNAPGKSLFSVSASDKDTNENSVVSYQIWRDGVENTYTSFININAENGEIYALKSFDFETLKTFQFHVLASDSGSPSLSSNVTVNVFILDQNDNVPVILYPVSANGSAEGVEEIPRNVNAGHLVTKVRAYDADIGYNGWLLFSLQEVSEHSLFALDRYTGQIRTLRSFTETDEAQHKLLILVKDNGNVSLSATATVIVKVVEPKEAFAASDVKNAVKDEEENDVTFYLIITLGSVSVLFVISIIVLIVMQCSKSTDYSSKYLQDANYDGTLCHSIQYRSGDKRYMLVGPRMSIGSTIAPGSNRNTLVIPDRRRRDSGEFVVMIAVDIAFTPAECYGFTS, translated from the exons ATGGGACAAAGGAGACATGATCAGTGGCTTGGGCGTCATGTGAAAATCCTGTTCGTTGCTGTATCGCTGCTGTTTGGGAGAGCAGTTTGGGCACAAATACGCTACTCGATTTCTGAAGAGCAGAAGGACGGAGCTGCTGTGGGGAATGTCGCGAAGGATTTGGGCATTGATCACAGAACCTTAAAGGAGCGAGGATTTCGCATCGTGTCGACCTCAGGCGAGTCCATGTTCAGTGTAAATCAGAATGACGGTGTCTTGTATGTGAACGGTAAATTAGATAGGGAGGATATCTGCGAGAGGAGCACCCCGTGTTTAATCAATCTAAAAATCGCTTTAGAAAACCCTCTCGAGATTCATTACGTGACTGTTGATGTATTAGACGTGAATGACCACGCTCCGAGATTCCCAGACCAGGTGAAGCTTTTAGAAATAAGTGAAACGGTGCTTCCCGGTGCGCGATTTCAGCTTCAGGCAGCGCGAGATCCAGACAGTGGCAGTAATTCAGTTCAGACTTATAAACTGAGCCACACCGAATATTTCCGTATCGAAATTAAAGATCGTGACGAAGACGGAAAAATTCCCATTCTGATTTTACAAAAGCCGCTTGACCGAGAGGCTACCAAAAGTATGAAACTGCAGTTAACCGCTTTAGATGGAGGCAGACCACCAAAGTCTGGAACTATGGGGATAACTATAGATGTGTTAGATATAAACGACAATGCGCCTGTTTTTACTAAAGATACGTACACTATAACGCTGAATGAAAACACACCCGTTGGCACAACAATTTTTAGGGTGAACGCAACTGATTTGGACGAAGGCCAGAACGGAGAAATAATTTATTCATTAGGACATGACGTCAATGACAAATTGcgtaacatttttaatgttaatccAATCACAGGGGAAATCGTTGTGACTGGTCTTTTGGATTTTGAAGTTAAAGATAAATATGAGATTGACATCCAAGCATCAGACAAAGGAACTGTTCCTCTAACAACAGATAAAAGTATAACTATAAAAATTGCTGATGTAAATGATAATGCACCTCAGATAGAAGTGACATCATTCTCCAGTGCCATTCCTGAAGACTCTAAACCTGGCACAACAGTGGCTTTAATAAGCGTCTCTGATTTAGATTCGGACATAAACGGGAGAGTCACCTGTTCATTACCCGAGGACATTCCTTTCAAACTAATGCCGTCATCTCAAGAAAACACATACGCATTAGTGACAACATCATCCCTTGACAGAGAGACCATTTCTCGCTATGAAATCACAATAGAAGCCAAAGATGCTGGTCAACCATCACTGTCTTCTGCTAAATCTATAACTGTACATGTATCAGATGTAAATGACAATAGTCCAGAGTTCTTTGTTTCACCCTATGCATTTTATGTGACTGAGAACAATGCTCCAGGCAAATCTTTATTTTCTGTGTCTGCCTCTGACAAAGATACAAATGAAAACAGCGTGGTCAGCTACCAAATATGGAGAGATGGTGTAGAAAACACGTATACATCTTTCATTAATATTAACGCTGAAAATGGAGAGATTTATGCACTAAAGAGTTTTGATTTTGAAACTCTCAAAACATTCCAGTTCCATGTGCTCGCTTCAGACTCTGGAAGTCCGTCTCTGAGCAGTAACGTGACAGTGAACGTGTTTATTCTGGATCAGAACGACAACGTTCCAGTGATCTTATATCCAGTCAGCGCTAACGGTTCTGCTGAGGGTGTGGAAGAGATTCCCCGGAATGTGAACGCAGGGCATTTGGTGACTAAAGTCAGAGCCTATGACGCAGATATAGGATACAACGGCTGGTTATTGTTTTCACTGCAGGAAGTTAGTGAGCACAGTCTCTTTGCTTTGGACCGCTATACAGGACAGATAAGGACCCTTCGCTCATTCACAGAAACTGACGAGGCCCAGCATAAACTGCTCATACTGGTCAAAGACAATGGGAACGTTTCACTCTCAGCAACAGCGACTGTGATTGTCAAAGTTGTGGAGCCCAAAGAGGCTTTTGCAGCTTCTGATGTTAAAAACGCAGTAAAAGACGAGGAGGAAAACGACGTGACATTTTATCTCATCATCACTTTGGGCTCGGTTTCAGTGCTTTTTGTCATCAGCATCATCGTGTTGATTGTGATGCAGTGCTCGAAATCGACAGACTATTCGTCCAAGTATTTACAGGACGCAAATTACGACGGGACTCTGTGTCACAGCATCCAGTACAGATCTGGAGACAAACGGTACATGTTAGTTGGACCCAGAATGAGTATCGGCTCTACTATAGCACCAGGCAGTAATAGGAATACTCTAGTGATACCAGATCGCAGGAGGAGAGACTCTGGAGAG TTCGTGGTTATGATCGCCGTAGACATTGCCTTCACACCCGCCGAGTGCTACGGCTTCACATCGTAA
- the LOC137093121 gene encoding protocadherin alpha-7-like, with translation MEQRQRFHHLELNAKLAFIAVSLLFGRAVWAQIRYSIPEEQKDGAAVGNIAKDLGIDYRTLKERGFRIVSTSGEPMFSVNQNDGVLYVNGKIDREEICERSTPCLISLKIALENPLEIHYVAVEILDVNDHSPRFPENEKRLEIGESALQGARYPLQAARDPDSGTNSVQTYKLSHNDHFRLEIKDREDGKIPILILHKPLDREVTKNIKLSLTALDGGRPPKSGSIDILIDVLDINDNVPVFTKETYTVIMNENAPVGTTIVQMNATDSDEGQNGQVIYALGNNVNDNLRGLFEVNSITGEIIVTGLLDFEVKDIYEIDIQASDKGTVPLATDKSVVIKIVDVNDNAPEIEVTSLSSAIPEDSRPGTTVALISVSDLDSGLNGKISCSLSDDIPFKLTPSSHDNIYSLVTSALLDRETRFQYDITLVAKDAGQPSLSSVKTITVLISDVNDNSPQFSFSPYAFYVMENNVPGKLLFSVSASDKDLNENAIISYHIWRENTEENKYTSFININSENGEIYALKSFDFETVKTFQFQVIAKDSGSPSLSSNVTVNVFILDQNDNVPVILYPVSANGSAEGVEEIPRNVNAGHLVTKVRAYDADIGYNGWLLFSLQEVSEHSLFALDRYTGQIRTLRSFTETDEAQHKLLILVKDNGNVSLSATATVIVKVVEPKEAFAASDVKNAVKDEEENDVTFYLIITLGSVSVLFVISIIVLIVMQCSKSTDYSSKYLQDTNYDGTLCHSIQYRSGDKRYMLVGPRMSIGSTIAPGSNRNTLVIPDRRRRDSGEVS, from the coding sequence ATGGAACAAAGACAACGCTTTCATCATCTGGAGCTGAATGCGAAACTCGCTTTCATTGCTGTATCGCTGTTGTTTGGGAGAGCAGTCTGGGCACAAATACGCTACTCGATCCCGGAGGAGCAGAAGGACGGAGCTGCTGTGGGGAATATCGCGAAGGATTTAGGCATTGATTACAGAACACTAAAGGAGCGAGGATTTCGCATCGTGTCGACCTCAGGCGAGCCCATGTTCAGTGTGAATCAGAATGACGGTGTCTTGTATGTGAACGGTAAGATAGACAGAGAGGAGATCTGCGAGAGGAGCACCCCGTGTTTAATCAGTCTGAAAATCGCTCTAGAAAACCCACTAGAAATTCATTATGTCGCTGTAGAAATACTGGATGTAAATGATCACAGTCCACGTTTTCCCGAGAATGAAAAGCGACTGGAAATCGGGGAATCTGCTCTGCAAGGCGCGCGATATCCGCTACAGGCTGCGCGTGATCCTGATAGTGGAACCAATTCTGTTCAAACCTACAAACTCAGCCACAACGACCATTTCCGTCTAGAAATTAAAGACCGAGAAGATGGAAAAATTCCAATTCTAATTTTACACAAACCACTTGACAGAGAAGTGACGAAAAACATAAAATTATCATTAACTGCTTTAGATGGGGGAAGGCCTCCCAAGTCTGGCTCAATAGATATTTTGATTGATGTACTGGATATAAACGATAATGTGCCCGTATTCACAAAAGAAACGTACACGGTAATAATGAATGAAAACGCACCCGTGGGCACAACAATTGTACAGATGAATGCCACTGATTCGGATGAGGGTCAAAACGGACAGGTAATTTATGCTTTAGGAAATAATGTTAATGATAATTTACGTGGACTTTTTGAAGTTAATTCAATAACTGGAGAAATTATTGTGACTGGCCTTTTAGATTTTGAGGTCAAAGATATATATGAAATTGATATTCAGGCATCTGACAAAGGAACTGTTCCTCTTGCGACGGATAAAAGTGTAGTTATAAAAATAGTCGATGTAAATGATAATGCACCGGAAATAGAGGTGACATCACTTTCAAGCGCCATTCCAGAGGACTCTAGACCTGGCACTACAGTAGCTTTGATTAGTGTTTCTGATTTAGACTCTGGGCTCAATGGCAAAATCTCTTGTTCACTGTCCGATGATATACCTTTTAAACTAACGCCGTCATCACATGATAATATTTATTCTTTAGTTACGTCTGCTTTACTTGACAGGGAAACACGATTTCAGTATGACATCACACTAGTTGCAAAAGATGCAGGACAGCCATCACTGTCTTCTGTTAAAACTATAACTGTTCTGATATCAGATGTAAATGACAATAGTCCACAATTCTCATTTTCTCCATATGCGTTTTATGTGATGGAAAATAATGTCCCAggcaaattattattttctgtttCTGCTTCTGACAAAGACTTAAATGAAAATGCTATAATTAGCTATCATATATGGAGAGAAAATACAGAGGAAAACAAATATACATCTTTCATTAATATTAACTCTGAAAATGGGGAGATTTATGCGCTAAAGAGCTTTGACTTTGAAACGGTTAAAACGTTCCAGTTTCAAGTTATCGCTAAAGACTCTGGAAGTCCGTCTCTGAGCAGTAACGTGACAGTGAACGTGTTTATTCTGGATCAGAACGACAACGTTCCAGTGATCTTATATCCAGTCAGCGCTAACGGTTCTGCTGAGGGTGTGGAAGAGATTCCCCGGAATGTGAACGCAGGGCATTTGGTGACTAAAGTCAGAGCCTATGACGCAGATATAGGATACAACGGCTGGTTATTGTTTTCACTGCAGGAAGTTAGTGAGCACAGTCTCTTTGCTTTGGACCGCTATACAGGACAGATAAGGACCCTTCGCTCATTCACAGAAACAGACGAGGCCCAGCATAAACTGCTCATACTGGTCAAAGACAATGGGAACGTTTCACTCTCAGCAACAGCGACTGTGATTGTCAAAGTTGTGGAGCCCAAAGAGGCTTTTGCAGCTTCTGATGTTAAAAACGCAGTAAAAGACGAGGAGGAAAACGACGTGACATTTTATCTGATCATCACTTTGGGCTCGGTTTCAGTGCTTTTTGTCATCAGCATCATCGTGTTGATTGTGATGCAGTGCTCGAAATCGACAGACTATTCGTCCAAGTATTTACAGGACACAAATTACGACGGGACTCTGTGTCACAGCATCCAGTACAGATCTGGAGACAAACGGTACATGTTAGTTGGACCCAGAATGAGTATCGGCTCTACTATAGCACCAGGCAGTAATAGGAATACTCTAGTGATACCAGATCGCAGGAGGAGAGACTCTGGAGAGGTAAGCTAA